A single region of the Brienomyrus brachyistius isolate T26 chromosome 10, BBRACH_0.4, whole genome shotgun sequence genome encodes:
- the spon2a gene encoding spondin-2a, which produces MTPSELLLPSCPRQLLVLLLKLWLSCVGALGAANGTLCTARAPASYILVFTGHWSPETFPKQYPLFRPPAQWSKLIAVTHNAQFQLWQEGAPASPGVRSFAEDGVTVELVKEAREARKRRAVGSMYRTAGILMGVGHSSTELLLQPKTSQLSLMAKVIPSPDWFVGVDSLDLCELGEWRKEVTFELRPFDAGTDSGFTFSSPNFPTNPPENITQITSQNPNHPANSFFYPRLSELPPLATVKLTRQSRTPTRQNPLSNHILPHATLPKRFSETPLDCEVSLWSSWGLCVGPCAKGGMRHRTRYILLRPANSGTPCPELEERAECTPPKCAAAR; this is translated from the exons ATGACCCCCTCCGAGCTCCTCCTCCCCAGCTGCCCGCGGCAGCTGCTGGTCCTGCTCCTGAAACTGTGGCTGTCATGTGTGGGTGCATTGGGGGCAGCCAATGGAACGCTGTGTACCGCCCGTGCACCCGCCTCCTACATCCTGGTATTCACAGGGCACTGGAGCCCGGAGACCTTCCCCAAGCAATACCCACTGTTCCGGCCGCCGGCACAGTGGTCCAAGTTGATAG CAGTGACACACAATGCACAGTTCCAGCTTTGGCAGGAGGGGGCGCCAGCGAGCCCAGGAGTGCGCAGCTTCGCGGAAGATGGTGTGACAGTGGAGCTGGTGAAGGAGGCGCGCGAGGCTCGCAAGAGGCGGGCGGTGGGGTCGATGTACCGCACTGCCGGCATTCTCATGGGCGTCGGCCATAGCTCCACCGAGCTTCTGCTGCAGCCCAAGACCTCCCAG CTGTCCTTAATGGCAAAAGTAATTCCCAGTCCAGACTGGTTTGTGGGCGTGGACAGTCTGGATCTCTGCGAGCTGGGTGAATGGCGAAAAGAGGTGACCTTTGAGCTACGACCCTTTGACGCCGGGACGGACAGCGGCTTCACCTTCTCGTCGCCAAACTTTCCCACAAACCCTCCGGAGAACATCACACAG ATCACCTCACAGAACCCTAACCACCCAGCAAACTCCTTCTTCTACCCCCGGCTGTCAGAGCTCCCCCCTCTGGCCACAGTTAAGCTCACCCGTCAGAGCCGGACGCCTACCCGGCAGAATCCCCTGTCCAATCACATCCTGCCTCATGCCACCTTGCCTAAGCGATTCTCAG AGACGCCGCTGGATTGCGAAGTGTCCCTATGGTCGTCCTGGGGTCTGTGCGTCGGACCCTGCGCCAAAGGCGGGATGAGGCACCGCACCCGCTACATCCTCCTGCGACCCGCTAACAGCGGCACACCGTGCCCCGAGCTGGAGGAGCGCGCCGAGTGCACGCCCCCGAAGTGCGCGGCGGCGCGCTGA
- the ctbp1 gene encoding C-terminal-binding protein 1 isoform X1, whose amino-acid sequence MAMMDKLKVKRQRLDRICEGIRPPILNGPMHPRPLVALLDGRDCTVEMPILKDVATVAFCDAQSTQEIHEKVLNEAVGALLYHTITLSRDDLEKFKGLRIIVRIGSGFDNVDVKAAAELGIAVCNVPSASVEETADTALCLVLNLYRRVTWMHQALREGTRASSVEQIREVAGGAARIRGETLGIIGLGRIGQAVALRAKAFGFGVIFYDPYLPDGVERSLGLQRMATLQDLLMHSDCVSLHCSLNEHNHHLINDFTIKQMRQGAFLVNTARGGLVDEKALAQALKEGRIRGAALDVHETEPFSFSQGALKDAPNLICTPHTSWYSEQASIEAREEAAREVRRAITGRIPDNLKNCVNKEYLMAASQWPGVEATAMHPELNGGGYRFPAGLIGVTAGSLPGAGPGVEGIVSSSLPLAHGIAPISHPPHTPSPGQPSKAEGDRDMPTDQ is encoded by the exons ATGGCTATGATGGACAAACTCAAAGTCAAGCGACAGAGACTGGACCGCATCTGTGAAG GCATCCGCCCCCCCATTTTGAACGGGCCGATGCACccgcgccccctggtggccctGCTCGATGGGCGTGACTGCACGGTGGAGATGCCCATCCTCAAGGATGTGGCCACAGTGGCATTCTGTGATGCCCAATCTACCCAGGAGATCCACGAGaag GTGCTGAACGAGGCAGTGGGTGCCCTGCTCTATCACACCATCACGCTGTCCCGGGACGACCTGGAGAAGTTCAAAGGCCTCAGGATCATCGTCCGCATCGGGAGCGGCTTCGACAACGTGGACGTCAAGGCCGCCGCCGAGCTTG GAATCGCAGTGTGCAACGTGCCGTCGGCATCCGTGGAGGAGACGGCCGACACCGCGCTCTGCCTGGTGCTGAACCTGTACCGACGCGTCACCTGGATGCACCAGGCTCTGCGCGAGGGCACGCGCGCCTCTAGTGTGGAGCAGATCCGCGAGGTGGCCGGGGGTGCCGCCCGCATCCGCGGAGAGACCCTGGGCATCATCGGGCTGG GTCGTATCGGCCAGGCGGTGGCACTGCGGGCAAAGGCGTTCGGCTTCGGTGTGATCTTTTACGACCCGTACCTGCCGGATGGCGTGGAGCGCTCACTGGGGCTCCAGCGCATGGCCACGCTGCAGGACCTGCTCATGCACTCGGACTGCGTGTCGCTGCACTGCAGCCTCAACGAGCACAACCACCACCTGATCAACGACTTCACCATCAAGCAG ATGCGGCAGGGCGCCTTCCTGGTGAACACGGCAAGGGGGGGACTGGTGGACGAGAAGGCGCTGGCTCAGGCACTGAAGGAAGGCCGTATCAGAGGGGCCGCTCTGGATGTGCACGAGACCGAGCCGTTCAG CTTCTCACAGGGCGCCCTGAAAGATGCCCCTAATCTCATCTGCACCCCCCACACGTCCTGGTACAGCGAGCAGGCCTCCATCGAGGCTCGTGAAGAAGCAGCCAGGGAGGTGCGACGTGCCATCACCG GTCGCATCCCTGACAACCTGAAGAACTGCGTCAACAAAGAGTACCTGATGGCAGCCTCTCAGTGGCCCGGCGTGGAGGCCACAGCTATGCACCCGGAGCTGAACGGTGGCGGCTACAG GTTCCCCGCAGGGCTCATCGGTGTGActgctggcagcctgcccggGGCGGGGCCGGGCGTGGAGGGCATCGTGTCCAGCTCGCTACCCCTCGCCCACGGCATCGCGCCCATCTCACATCCCCCACACACCCCATCGCCGGGCCAGCCCTCAAAGGCGGAAGGGGACAGAGACATGCCCACCGATCAATAG
- the ctbp1 gene encoding C-terminal-binding protein 1 isoform X2, with protein sequence MQGIRPPILNGPMHPRPLVALLDGRDCTVEMPILKDVATVAFCDAQSTQEIHEKVLNEAVGALLYHTITLSRDDLEKFKGLRIIVRIGSGFDNVDVKAAAELGIAVCNVPSASVEETADTALCLVLNLYRRVTWMHQALREGTRASSVEQIREVAGGAARIRGETLGIIGLGRIGQAVALRAKAFGFGVIFYDPYLPDGVERSLGLQRMATLQDLLMHSDCVSLHCSLNEHNHHLINDFTIKQMRQGAFLVNTARGGLVDEKALAQALKEGRIRGAALDVHETEPFSFSQGALKDAPNLICTPHTSWYSEQASIEAREEAAREVRRAITGRIPDNLKNCVNKEYLMAASQWPGVEATAMHPELNGGGYRFPAGLIGVTAGSLPGAGPGVEGIVSSSLPLAHGIAPISHPPHTPSPGQPSKAEGDRDMPTDQ encoded by the exons ATGCAAG GCATCCGCCCCCCCATTTTGAACGGGCCGATGCACccgcgccccctggtggccctGCTCGATGGGCGTGACTGCACGGTGGAGATGCCCATCCTCAAGGATGTGGCCACAGTGGCATTCTGTGATGCCCAATCTACCCAGGAGATCCACGAGaag GTGCTGAACGAGGCAGTGGGTGCCCTGCTCTATCACACCATCACGCTGTCCCGGGACGACCTGGAGAAGTTCAAAGGCCTCAGGATCATCGTCCGCATCGGGAGCGGCTTCGACAACGTGGACGTCAAGGCCGCCGCCGAGCTTG GAATCGCAGTGTGCAACGTGCCGTCGGCATCCGTGGAGGAGACGGCCGACACCGCGCTCTGCCTGGTGCTGAACCTGTACCGACGCGTCACCTGGATGCACCAGGCTCTGCGCGAGGGCACGCGCGCCTCTAGTGTGGAGCAGATCCGCGAGGTGGCCGGGGGTGCCGCCCGCATCCGCGGAGAGACCCTGGGCATCATCGGGCTGG GTCGTATCGGCCAGGCGGTGGCACTGCGGGCAAAGGCGTTCGGCTTCGGTGTGATCTTTTACGACCCGTACCTGCCGGATGGCGTGGAGCGCTCACTGGGGCTCCAGCGCATGGCCACGCTGCAGGACCTGCTCATGCACTCGGACTGCGTGTCGCTGCACTGCAGCCTCAACGAGCACAACCACCACCTGATCAACGACTTCACCATCAAGCAG ATGCGGCAGGGCGCCTTCCTGGTGAACACGGCAAGGGGGGGACTGGTGGACGAGAAGGCGCTGGCTCAGGCACTGAAGGAAGGCCGTATCAGAGGGGCCGCTCTGGATGTGCACGAGACCGAGCCGTTCAG CTTCTCACAGGGCGCCCTGAAAGATGCCCCTAATCTCATCTGCACCCCCCACACGTCCTGGTACAGCGAGCAGGCCTCCATCGAGGCTCGTGAAGAAGCAGCCAGGGAGGTGCGACGTGCCATCACCG GTCGCATCCCTGACAACCTGAAGAACTGCGTCAACAAAGAGTACCTGATGGCAGCCTCTCAGTGGCCCGGCGTGGAGGCCACAGCTATGCACCCGGAGCTGAACGGTGGCGGCTACAG GTTCCCCGCAGGGCTCATCGGTGTGActgctggcagcctgcccggGGCGGGGCCGGGCGTGGAGGGCATCGTGTCCAGCTCGCTACCCCTCGCCCACGGCATCGCGCCCATCTCACATCCCCCACACACCCCATCGCCGGGCCAGCCCTCAAAGGCGGAAGGGGACAGAGACATGCCCACCGATCAATAG
- the LOC125750226 gene encoding protein FAM53C-like isoform X1 — MVTLITEQLQKQSLDEPTFRAFSLNLSVPESPSPGIWSTYGLMPESSWQVCPPSQPTVQDVLSPSSGPAPPEPPWAGLPQGDALRRLLVPSTSVTDLCFAGAPPPPPKRHCRSLSVPEDLSRCRSAWRPSASKVWTPVKRRCHSGGGGSGSCPLRVPGAPLVPSLRSSSSPTFFSLALSPDSPLSWSFPWDSATCCCCSPSPLSVPAPPQRRFSLSPVHIREAAARFLPPPYPPAGPPYAAAAPPSPSSACSTPSSSRRPLPARLPRCHSQPCDLRKPGLKRRHDPDTLPCARPGLDFSKMTQTRSGDPLSCLDRTMSGCGGVVCINPEPVLGDFRGSFSPADGLGRTSIGPLSESEEEEEEGQRKIDSEGGQHSVFERDCTELDLTLIEEN; from the exons ATGGTGACACTCATCACGGAACAGCTTCAGAAGCAGAGTTTAGATGAGCCCACTTTCCGGGCTTTTTCCCTTAACCTG TCTGTGCCTGAATCTCCCAGCCCTGGAATCTGGTCCACATATGGATTGATGCCAG AGAGCAGCTGGCAagtgtgccccccctcccagcccacCGTGCAGGACGTGCTGAGCCCCTCCTCTGGCCCGGCCCCCCCAGAGCCCCCCTGGGCCGGCCTCCCGCAGGGCGACGCGCTCCGTCGTCTCCTGGTCCCCAGCACGTCCGTGACAGACCTCTGCTTCGCGGGTgcacccccgccaccccccaaaCGCCACTGCCGCTCGCTGTCGGTGCCCGAGGACCTATCACGATGCCGCTCTGCCTGGCGTCCCAGCGCCTCCAAGGTGTGGACGCCGGTGAAGCGGCGCTGCCACAGCGGGGGTGGCGGCAGCGGGTCATGCCCCCTGCGTGTGCCCGGGGCCCCCCTggtgccctcactgcgttcctcgtccagtcccaccttcttCAGCCTGGCACTGTCGCCGGACTCGCCACTGTCCTGGAGCTTCCCCTGGGACTCTGccacctgctgctgctgctcgcCGTCGCCGCTGAGCGTGCCGGCCCCCCCGCAGCGCCGCTTCTCCCTGTCCCCTGTGCACATCCGGGAGGCGGCCGCACGCTTCCTGCCCCCACCCTACCCGCCCGCCGGGCCGCCCTACGCCGCCGCCGCACCCCCCTCGCCCTCCTCAGCCTGCAGTACACCCTCGTCCTCCCGACGTCCCCTGCCTGCCCGACTGCCTCGTTGCCACTCGCAGCCATGCGACCTCCGCAAGCCTGGCCTCAAGCGCCGGCACGACCCCGACACGCTGCCCTGCGCGCGGCCTGGGCTCGACTTCAGCAAGATGACGCAG ACTCGGAGTGGAGACCCCCTAAGCTGTTTGGACCGGACCATGTCTGGCTGCGGAGGGGTTGTCTGCATAAATCCAGAGCCTGTCTTGGGTGACTTCAGGGGGTCATTTTCACCAGCAGACGGACTGGGCAGGACAAGCATTGGGCCCCTCAGTGaaagtgaggaggaggaggaggaaggtcaAAGGAAGATTGATAGCGAAGGAGGACAGCACAGTGTCTTTGAGAGAGACTGCACAGAACTCGATTTGACCCTCATAGAGGAGAATTAA
- the LOC125750226 gene encoding protein FAM53C-like isoform X2: MPGDSPPVPCRSASESSWQVCPPSQPTVQDVLSPSSGPAPPEPPWAGLPQGDALRRLLVPSTSVTDLCFAGAPPPPPKRHCRSLSVPEDLSRCRSAWRPSASKVWTPVKRRCHSGGGGSGSCPLRVPGAPLVPSLRSSSSPTFFSLALSPDSPLSWSFPWDSATCCCCSPSPLSVPAPPQRRFSLSPVHIREAAARFLPPPYPPAGPPYAAAAPPSPSSACSTPSSSRRPLPARLPRCHSQPCDLRKPGLKRRHDPDTLPCARPGLDFSKMTQTRSGDPLSCLDRTMSGCGGVVCINPEPVLGDFRGSFSPADGLGRTSIGPLSESEEEEEEGQRKIDSEGGQHSVFERDCTELDLTLIEEN; the protein is encoded by the exons ATGCCTGGTGACTCCCCACCCGTGCCATGCCGCAGTGCCTCAG AGAGCAGCTGGCAagtgtgccccccctcccagcccacCGTGCAGGACGTGCTGAGCCCCTCCTCTGGCCCGGCCCCCCCAGAGCCCCCCTGGGCCGGCCTCCCGCAGGGCGACGCGCTCCGTCGTCTCCTGGTCCCCAGCACGTCCGTGACAGACCTCTGCTTCGCGGGTgcacccccgccaccccccaaaCGCCACTGCCGCTCGCTGTCGGTGCCCGAGGACCTATCACGATGCCGCTCTGCCTGGCGTCCCAGCGCCTCCAAGGTGTGGACGCCGGTGAAGCGGCGCTGCCACAGCGGGGGTGGCGGCAGCGGGTCATGCCCCCTGCGTGTGCCCGGGGCCCCCCTggtgccctcactgcgttcctcgtccagtcccaccttcttCAGCCTGGCACTGTCGCCGGACTCGCCACTGTCCTGGAGCTTCCCCTGGGACTCTGccacctgctgctgctgctcgcCGTCGCCGCTGAGCGTGCCGGCCCCCCCGCAGCGCCGCTTCTCCCTGTCCCCTGTGCACATCCGGGAGGCGGCCGCACGCTTCCTGCCCCCACCCTACCCGCCCGCCGGGCCGCCCTACGCCGCCGCCGCACCCCCCTCGCCCTCCTCAGCCTGCAGTACACCCTCGTCCTCCCGACGTCCCCTGCCTGCCCGACTGCCTCGTTGCCACTCGCAGCCATGCGACCTCCGCAAGCCTGGCCTCAAGCGCCGGCACGACCCCGACACGCTGCCCTGCGCGCGGCCTGGGCTCGACTTCAGCAAGATGACGCAG ACTCGGAGTGGAGACCCCCTAAGCTGTTTGGACCGGACCATGTCTGGCTGCGGAGGGGTTGTCTGCATAAATCCAGAGCCTGTCTTGGGTGACTTCAGGGGGTCATTTTCACCAGCAGACGGACTGGGCAGGACAAGCATTGGGCCCCTCAGTGaaagtgaggaggaggaggaggaaggtcaAAGGAAGATTGATAGCGAAGGAGGACAGCACAGTGTCTTTGAGAGAGACTGCACAGAACTCGATTTGACCCTCATAGAGGAGAATTAA